Proteins from a single region of Artemia franciscana chromosome 20, ASM3288406v1, whole genome shotgun sequence:
- the LOC136039967 gene encoding uncharacterized protein LOC136039967 isoform X3, with product MLLQAGVIRPVEDGNINWVDMDFEFSVKNNEINEIWGKHSLKAIECHTIAFSVSENPTVEVSSSYLQKCGTSYFLPEDLSRIMEQMSSYAPVQSPGPSPLYLASVTLSVGTSRKSPMSQTAIHSSLTQHSQHKYMSRFHTNIFQLWIQVLLAHQCKLYKTMWKYKLPNVRR from the exons ATGCTTTTGCAGGCTGGGGTTATAAGACCTGTTGAGGATGGTAACATCAACTGGGTGGATATGGACTTCGAG ttctcagtaaaaaacaatgaaataaacGAAATatgggggaaacactccctaaaagccatagagtgtcacaccatcgcattcagcgtatcagagaaccctaccgtagaagtttcaagctcctatctacaaaaatgcggaacttcgtattttttgccagaagatctatcacgg ATAATGGAGCAAATGAGCTCATATGCTCCAGTGCAGTCTCCAGGACCTTCGCCACTATATCTTGCCTCTGTTACTTTAAGTGTAGGGACTTCACGGAAAAGTCCAATGTCACAAACTGCCATTCATTCATCTCTGACTCAACACTCCCAGCACAAATACATGAGCAGATTTCACACAAATATCTTTCAATTGTGGATCCAAGTATTGTTGGCTCACCAGTGCAAGTTGTACAAAACAATGTGGAAATACAAATTGCCAAATGTCAGAAGGTAA